The DNA window GCGACCGGAAGGCTCGCCTTCCGTCCGACTCCGGCGCGTGCGCCGGTCGCGCGCCCTCGCGGCGCCGGCCGCCGCGCGCAGCCGGCTCGCCCGCGGGGGCGAAGGTCGAAACCAGGGTCGTCGCAGCCGGGCGCGCCAGCGCCGGGCCGGCGCCGCCGTGGTCTCCTTCGTTGCCCTGCGTCATGCCCACGCATCGCAGGTACTCATCATGATCAGCGTTACCCATCTCGGCTTCCCGCGCATCGGCGCGCGGCGCGAGCTCAAGCAGGCCCTGGAATCGTTCTGGAAAGGCGAGTCCGCGGCCGACGCCCTGTACGCCGCCGCCGCAGCGCTACGCGAACGCCACTGGCGCCTGGCCGGCGCCGCCGGCGCCGACAGCGTGCCGTGCAACGACTTCTCCCTTTACGACCAGGCGCTCGACACCGCGGTGCTGTTCGACGCGATTCCGGCCAGTCACCGCGAGCTGTACGAACACGATCCGTTGGCCGGCTACTTCGCCCTCGCCCGCGGCGTGCAGGACGGACGGCGCGATCTGCACGCGCTGGAAATGACCAAGTGGTTCGACACCAACTACCACTACCTGGTGCCGCAGTTCGAGCCCGGCCAACGCTTCGCCCTGCGCGCCGACAAGCCGCTGGCCGAACTGGCCCAGGCGCAGGCGCTGGGCCTGCAGGCGCGGCCGGTGCTGCTCGGCCCGGTGACCTGGCTCAAGCTCGGCAAGCGCCGCGACGGCGGCGACCCGCGCGAACTGCTCGAGGCCCTGCTGCCGGCGTATGCGCAGTTGCTGGAACGGCTCAAGGCCGCCGGCGCGCAATGGGTGCAGATCGACGAGCCGGCGCTGGTGCTGGACCTGGACGACGCCGACCGCGCCGCCTACCGCCGCGCCTACGCCGCCCTGGCCGAGGCCGACGCGCCGCAGCGCCTGCTGGCCACTTACTTCGGCGGGCTCGGCGACAATGCCGCGCTGGCGGCGCAATTGCCGGTGCAGGGCCTGCACCTGGATCTGGTGCGCGCACCGCAGCAACTGGAAAGCCTGCTCGCCCTGCTGCCGGCCGAGCGCGCGCTGAGCCTGGGCGTGGTCGACGGCCGCAACATCTGGCGCGCCGATCTCGATGCGGCGCTGAGCCTGGCGCGCCGCGCCGGCGAACGTGCGCGCTGGCTGGCGCCGTCGTGTTCGCTGCTGCACGTGCCGACCGATCTGGAACTGGAACGCAAGCTGCCCGGGCCGCTACGGCAGTGGATGGCCTACGCCAAGCAGAAGATCGAAGAACTGCGCCTGCTCGCCGACGCCCTGGCCGGCGACGAGCGCGCTGCGCGCGAACTGGCCGCCGCCGCGAGCGCGCGCGCCGCGCGCCTGGCCTCGCCGCTGCTGCGCCATCCGCAGGTGCGCAAGCGCCTGGCCGACGTGCGCCCTGAAATGGGCCGGCGCGCCTCGCCGTATCCGCGCCGCATCGCCTTGCAGCAAAAACGCCTCGGCTTGCCGCCGTTTCCGACCACCACCATCGGCTCGTTTCCGCAGACCGCGCAGGTGCGGCGCGCGCGCGCCGAGCACAAGGCCGGACGCCTGGACGACGCCGGCTATCGCCGCTTCCTGGAACAGGAAACCCGCGACTGCTTGAAGGAGCAGGAAGCGCTGGGCCTGGACCTGCTGGTGCACGGCGAATTCGAACGCAACGACATGGTCGAGTACTTCGGCGAGCGGCTCGACGGCTTCGCCTTCACCGCCCACGGCTGGGTGCAGAGCTACGGCTCGCGCTGCGTCAAGCCGCCGGTGTTGTACGGCGACGTGGCGCGGCCCAAGCCGATGACCGTGCGCTGGACCCGCTACGCCCAGACCCAGACCGAGCGTCCGGTCAAGGGCATGCTGACCGGCCCGGTGACGATCCTGCAGTGGTCGTTCGTGCGCGACGACCAGCCGCGCGCCGACAGCTGCCGGCAGATCGCCCTGGCCTTGCGCGAAGAAGTGCAGGACCTGGACGCGGCCGGCATCGCCGCGATCCAGATCGACGAGCCCGCGTTGCGCGAAGGCCTGCCGCTGCGCCGCGCCGACTGGCCGGCTTACCTGGCCTGGGCCGGCGACTGCTTCCGCCTCGCCGCCAGCGGGGTCAGCGACGCGACCCAGATCCACACCCACATGTGCTACGCCGAGTTCAACGACATCATCGAGGCGGTCGCCGCGCTCGACGCCGACGTGATCTCGATCGAGACCTCGCGCTCGCGCATGGAGCTGCTCGACGCCTTCGCCCGCTACCGCTATCCCAACGGCATCGGCCCGGGGGTCTACGACATCCACTCGCCGCGGGTGCCGAGCGAGGCGGAAATGCGCGCGCTGCTCGACAAGGCCCTGCAGGTGCTGGCGCCGGAGCAACTGTGGGTGAACCCGGACTGCGGCCTGAAGACCCGCGGCTGGCCGGAAGTGCGCGCGGCGTTGCAGGCGATGGTGCAGGCCGCGCGCGGCCTGCGCGAATCGGTCGCCGCACCGGCCTGAGCGACCGGCAAGCTTGCGCGGTTGCTGTTGCTGTTGCTGTTGCTTTTGAGCTTGGCGTCGCGACGGACTCGCCAGAACAAAAGCAGTCCCGGAGGGAGGCCCGCAGGGAGGCGGGCCGTGCGCAGCCAGGCCAGGGAGGGCCTGTGCGGAGCAGCCCTGCGCAAACCTTGCCCCATAGCGGCTCTTGATTCGAAACAGTTGTGGCGTTTTCTTTGGTTACTTTTGACCGAAGGAAATCCCGTGGGACGTTGTCGCCTTGGACAAAGAAAGTGACCCGGCCGCTTGCGGACGGAAGCATTGAAGCTCTGAAGACTTCGAAGCCTTCGAACGACAAACGGCGCGAGACCGCAGCAGTGCGGTCGCGGCTTACGCCGCTCCTACAGGGGGCTTGGACAAAGAAAGTGACCCGGCCGCTTGCGGACGGAAGCTTGGCTTTAGAGCTTTAGAGCTTTAAAGCTTCAAAGCTTTAAAGCTTTAAAGCTTTGAAGCTTTCGAAGCCTTCGAACGGCAAACGGCGCGAGATCGCAGCAGCGCGGTCGCGGCTTACGCCGCTCCTACAGGGGCAAAAGAAAAAGCCCCGCGGATGCGGGGCTCTTCCGGATCGTTGCCTACGCCGGGGGCGCCGGCGACCGCCGCTTACTTGGCGGCGACGACCTTGACCATTTCCAGGCACTTGTTCGAGTAGCCCCACTCGTTGTCGTACCAGCTGACCAGCTTGACGAAGGTGCCGTCCAGGGCGATGCCGGCCTCGGCGTCGAAGATCGAGGTGCGCGCGTCGCCGCGGAAGTCGGTCGCCACGACCTTGTCTTCGGTGTAGCCCAGCACGCCCTTCAGCGCGCCTTCCGACTGCGCCTTCATCTCGGCGCAGATCTCGGCGTAGGTGGCTTCCTTGGTCAGCTCGACGGTCAGGTCGACCACCGACACGTCCGAGGTCGGCACGCGGAACGACATGCCGGTGAGCTTCTTGTTGAGTTCCGGAATCACCACGCCGACCGCCTTGGCCGCGCCGGTGCTGGACGGGATGATGTTCTCCAGGATGCCGCGGCCGCCGCGCCAGTCCTTGTTGGACGGGCCGTCGACGGTCTTCTGGGTGGCGGTGGCGGCGTGCACGGTGGTCATCAGGCCGCGCTTGATGCCCCACTTGTCGTTCAGCACCTTGGCCAGCGGGGCCAGGCAGTTGGTGGTGCACGAGGCGTTGGAGACGATCGCTTCGCCCTTGTAGGTCTTGTCGTTGACGCCGTAGACGAACATCGGCGTGTCGTCCTTCGACGGCGCCGACAGCACCACCTTCTTGGCGCCCGCATCGAGATGCTTCTGCGCGGTGGCCTTGTCCAGGAACAGGCCGGTGGACTCGATCACCACCTCGGCGCCGACCTCGTCCCACTTCAGGTTGGCCGGGTCGCGTTCCTGGGTCAGACGGATCTTCTTGCCGTTGACGATCAGGGTGTTGCCTTCGACCGCGACCGTGCCCTTGAAGCGGCCGTGGACCGAGTCGTACTGCAGCATGTAAGCCAGGTAGTCCGGCTCGAGCAGATCGTTGATGGCGACGATTTCGATCTCGTTGCCGAAGTTCTGCACGGCCGCGCGCAGGACATTGCGCCCGATGCGGCCGAAGCCGTTGATGCCTACCTTGATCGTCATTGAGGTACTCCTGCGGCCGCCCCGGGGCGGGTCGTTTGGGGAAACCGCCATTCTAACAAGCCCCGCCCCCGGCCCGCAGGACCGGCACCCGACGGTCTCCGGGGCCGGGGGCCGGGGGCCGGACGGGCGGCAAGGGGGCCGGAAAGGACTGGGATCGGGGTCAAAGTTTGATTTTGCCGCCCCTCTTTAGAGTGCGCAGTGGCGCAAGCCCCGTTCAGCATGATTACAATCCGGCCTTTCCGACCACCCAGGGGACTCAAGGAATGAACCATCGTCTGATCGGCGGCGCCCTCGCCGCAGCCCTCGCCTGCGCGGCCCAGCCGGCCCTGGCCCAGCAAGCCGGCAACTTCACCGTCGGCATCGGCGTCCACCAGGTCAACCCGAAGTCCAACAACGGCACCGTCCTCAACGGTGCGGCCCAGTTGGAAATCGACGACAACGTCCAGCCGACCTTCACTTTCGAATACTTCATCCGCGAGAACCTCGGCATCGAGGTGCTGGCCGCAACGCCGTTCAAGCACGACATCGCGGTCAAGGGCGTGGGCAAGGTCGGCGAGACCAAGCACCTGCCGCCGACCTTCTCGCTGCAGTACCACTGGAACAGCCGCGGTACCGTCTCGCCCTTCGTCGGCGTCGGCATCAACTACACGACCTTCTTCAGCGAGAAGACCACCGGCGCGCTGGACGGGCTGGACCTGCGCCTGGAAGACTCGGTCGGCGTCGCCGCCCACGCCGGCATCGACTTCATCCTCAGCGAGCGCAGCGCGATCCGCGTCGATGCGCGCTGGATGGACATCCGCAGCGACGTCGAGCTGGAAGGCGAGAAGATCGGCAAGGCCGACATCGACCCGACCGTGTACGGCCTGGCCTACGTGATGAAGTTCTGATCCGCGGCGGGCTTCGGCCCGTC is part of the Lysobacter firmicutimachus genome and encodes:
- the metE gene encoding 5-methyltetrahydropteroyltriglutamate--homocysteine S-methyltransferase, giving the protein MISVTHLGFPRIGARRELKQALESFWKGESAADALYAAAAALRERHWRLAGAAGADSVPCNDFSLYDQALDTAVLFDAIPASHRELYEHDPLAGYFALARGVQDGRRDLHALEMTKWFDTNYHYLVPQFEPGQRFALRADKPLAELAQAQALGLQARPVLLGPVTWLKLGKRRDGGDPRELLEALLPAYAQLLERLKAAGAQWVQIDEPALVLDLDDADRAAYRRAYAALAEADAPQRLLATYFGGLGDNAALAAQLPVQGLHLDLVRAPQQLESLLALLPAERALSLGVVDGRNIWRADLDAALSLARRAGERARWLAPSCSLLHVPTDLELERKLPGPLRQWMAYAKQKIEELRLLADALAGDERAARELAAAASARAARLASPLLRHPQVRKRLADVRPEMGRRASPYPRRIALQQKRLGLPPFPTTTIGSFPQTAQVRRARAEHKAGRLDDAGYRRFLEQETRDCLKEQEALGLDLLVHGEFERNDMVEYFGERLDGFAFTAHGWVQSYGSRCVKPPVLYGDVARPKPMTVRWTRYAQTQTERPVKGMLTGPVTILQWSFVRDDQPRADSCRQIALALREEVQDLDAAGIAAIQIDEPALREGLPLRRADWPAYLAWAGDCFRLAASGVSDATQIHTHMCYAEFNDIIEAVAALDADVISIETSRSRMELLDAFARYRYPNGIGPGVYDIHSPRVPSEAEMRALLDKALQVLAPEQLWVNPDCGLKTRGWPEVRAALQAMVQAARGLRESVAAPA
- the gap gene encoding type I glyceraldehyde-3-phosphate dehydrogenase; translated protein: MTIKVGINGFGRIGRNVLRAAVQNFGNEIEIVAINDLLEPDYLAYMLQYDSVHGRFKGTVAVEGNTLIVNGKKIRLTQERDPANLKWDEVGAEVVIESTGLFLDKATAQKHLDAGAKKVVLSAPSKDDTPMFVYGVNDKTYKGEAIVSNASCTTNCLAPLAKVLNDKWGIKRGLMTTVHAATATQKTVDGPSNKDWRGGRGILENIIPSSTGAAKAVGVVIPELNKKLTGMSFRVPTSDVSVVDLTVELTKEATYAEICAEMKAQSEGALKGVLGYTEDKVVATDFRGDARTSIFDAEAGIALDGTFVKLVSWYDNEWGYSNKCLEMVKVVAAK
- a CDS encoding OmpW/AlkL family protein — encoded protein: MNHRLIGGALAAALACAAQPALAQQAGNFTVGIGVHQVNPKSNNGTVLNGAAQLEIDDNVQPTFTFEYFIRENLGIEVLAATPFKHDIAVKGVGKVGETKHLPPTFSLQYHWNSRGTVSPFVGVGINYTTFFSEKTTGALDGLDLRLEDSVGVAAHAGIDFILSERSAIRVDARWMDIRSDVELEGEKIGKADIDPTVYGLAYVMKF